The Engraulis encrasicolus isolate BLACKSEA-1 chromosome 11, IST_EnEncr_1.0, whole genome shotgun sequence nucleotide sequence TCTGTGGATGAGCACTCTGATGGAGGGGTGGCGGCGTATGAGGTTGCAGATGAGGGGGAGGAGCATGAGCAGGGCGGCAGGCGGGGCCGTGAGGGCCAGCCGAGACAGACGCTTGGCAAACGCAGCCACCAGGTACACCGGAAGATGCCTGGAGGAAGAATTCATAATGAGATACAAAGACAGTATTCAAAAGAAATACATTTCCATTAACATGTTTACATCTATTTTCtgttcattttcttctttttctgcgTCCCGTCTTTTGGAATGTAACATGTACTGctaccttggccagggctcattGATTTCGTACCCCTCATTAAATAAAGgtgaaatatataaataaatgtataaataaataaaaaagatggATAAAATCTTACAGCATCATACAGTGTCTACTTCATAGAGAAAATATTAAATTCCACAAGACGCACAAGAATTGCAGacaaatgtcatcctctacttcaggggtctccaaatggcggcccgttggccagatctggcccgggcatggcaaacatttggcccaccatgagattagaacaaatgaaaacatgatTGTTGTTCGACCATGAAGTGTGTGAGGCTTAAAAGCACAAGACACTTAAGAGTCACAATGTTTAAATGAAACAACTTCACTTCTCCCGACTTAGTTTGAATTCCAGTGGTACATATTTGCCCGTGTCTGCTGAGTTATTGCGATGGCAGATTGCGATGGCAGAGAAACTCAcgttgaggagaggaagaggttggCCAGATGGAAGAAGCGCGCCCTGTACTTCACATGGAACACTGAGGGGTCCAGCAGGTTGTAGAGCTTGTTGTAGAAGTCTGGGTACTCTCTGCAAAGAAGATGACGAATGACATGGGCATTTTCAATTCTAAGTGACTCAGCTTCTTGGCAGAGAAATCATTttgtggagttggggtttgtaaaaggAGATACTCACAGGTTATGCTCGTGCATGAGGATAAACAGGCCATTCAAAGCCAGTAGACTGATGGCTCCACCTGaaacaaataacaacaaaacctgtaaaaacctaaaattatgtctactactaccactactattacAATAACCCAAGGCAGCTGAACATGATTCAAAGATTATTTCCCGTCCAAGTAGCCCATATTTTATCACCTGCCCTGAATACCGATGATGACACAAAAGGTGCAGtcaaaagggcagtcatgggtaagcggttagggcattatACTTGTAGTCCAAagcttgccggttcgactcctgttccaccaggttggtgggaggaagtaattaaccagtgctctaccctatcttcctccatgactgaggtaccctgagcatggtatggtaccatcccaccgcccTGCTCCCTTTCAAGtgccattgggggatgcccccttcCACGAgtgaggcatatatgcaattctgttgtgtgcagtgtgcagttgtgtgctgtggagtgctgggtcacaatgacaatgggagttggagtttcccaggtaggctttcacttttttcacttaaCTGGTGATTGAAAAGATTAAAAAGTTGTGCAGACTCACCAACATCGTAGGCAGCTGCGAGGAAGTCGATCATGAGTGTTGGCTCGCTCATGTGCGGGAGAATCGCGTCGTGTAGAATCACCAGAACCTTCTTGTACATGCTGCCTGGCAACTGGAGATGCACAcacaatggctatgtttacatgacgtttttaattccgaattaaatagttccttcgagtttactttgatctttcaattaattttgaattgtgaagtgttcacATGACATttccaaagtggaattaagcttaattcagaattaaagggagTTCATTCTGCCACTACAGTTGGCGGCATTTCAGTGGAGCTCACATCAAAATCAGTTCATCAATAACGCAATAAATACCACAATGTAAATGGTAAATTgactgcatttgtatagcacctttccactccttcgagcactcaaagtgcttcacaTTTTATGGCTCAAATTCAACCATTCACACACCTGTGGCAGTGgcttccacgcagggtaccaccctgccaccaggagcaatttggggttaagtatcttgctcgagcaggggctcgaacctgcaaccttctggttgccaaacaggctcctctaccaccgccCCACTGCACAATGTCCATTGTAAAATGAGAAACACATACCTTATACTTCAGAAACACCAGCCACGTCCTCTCAAAGACACGCCGGTGCTCCTGAGAGTAAAAGAAAATATCTTAAATCAGCGAAAAACAACATGGTTACGGATGCAAGATCACACTACTTCCCAGAGATCATTTCTGATCAAAAGCATAACCCTAGATTATAGTTTATTATAATTATGTAGAGCAGAAATGCAACCAGTAAAGACATACATCTAATCTATCCCTCGTTATGAAGTCATAAAGACTTAAGACTCACCTTAAATTTTGCTGCTTTCCAGTCATCATGCTTCGCTATAAGAGGAAGAACAACAGTCATTACAATACATATAAGGGTCAAACTCGTTTTTTGCCCCGCCCTGAAATGTTCTACTGCTGAAATGCCACTGACACCATAaatacatgggtcaaagacgggtttttttttgtgtggctcagacgtcaggtggcgcaacagcaTCTAAATGCCCATTAAGTAATTAGTATTCGGTGGTTGATACGCTGCAATTaattatgcttcttagatagtccactaaaaacaaaacaaacagacaaaaaaaatccatccaatagtggcactggctgtcgttgggCCTCtgtgacgtgtgctactgctgaaacaccACTAACCTATGAATGCATTCATATCCACCTCTGGCTTTCAGTCCCAGTAGCTTCCTTTTCTTTTCAGCCGATTCAATTTGATTGCTCAACACAGCAGACATCCAGTGAAGACAACGCACTTAAATACAACACAGTTATCTACTGGCTTCACCTCCTTGCTTGACCATGAAGTTGCTGAGCTCCGACTCCTGACTGGGCATGTTGATGGTGGTGAGCAGAGTAAACACGTTATTCTGGAATGTTGGCATCACCGCCTGTCAGAAAACAAAcaagatcaatcaatcaatcaatcaatcaataaatcagaTTACACTATATTATATTCATCAGATCAtgactttatccaaagcgacgtacAAACCAGGACCCCgattctcgaaagcattgttgcgaACCAGTTAGCAacctactaggtttccaatgggaaattgcattgcaaacaaataaGTTGCTAAATAaattagcaacgatgttgtcgagaaacacaccccggGACATTATCATTAAAATACAGTACTTGCAGAAGCACAGGGTATACAGGCCATCAAACTATGAAATGATGAAGGGTCAAAATGCtgtttaacccattggcgcctgagccggtttttagaaaaggtccccaatgcctgagggttttttgagataagaaaaattggttgaaaactcctatgaaaaattcaatatctcagcctctggaacacatatggacatgggacaaattgcatttaaaaggtaaaatcctctgctttcacgggattatgttcattcagcattaacactaacacatattcctttaaaaaaatcatatctcatagtcaaatgattgaaaaacgtttcatgtgctttcaggataatgattgatgctatttattataagatattaggctactgttgctactgttacaatagccgactataactaggctaaatcataataatcattattattaggcctataattattaggcagtcatttctgccataaatcgggggacatttgtctgatacagccacttgctctcccaccggcgagtatggacgttttattcctccaaacgttatgcagagagaccgatgagcaatttcatatcctattttgagacggagctccactttgagctggatgtgtggccgcgcgtctaggCCTACaattcgcatgtctaccgttgtctgcctcaccaataggttatcaccatatcctaaagttcctcagtgaaaatattctgaaatatatctgaaggacgtgcttcctcagatattggcaccttcgcaaattgccccgagtgtcggagtgaagttttggtaacctcgggggcgaaatctagctgactgtctatttggaagccactcgcccacctcttcatgcggccgcggcaaatcacactcctgctctctatctaaagggtcttcaatcatatttcctttcctcgattaaaatttcttcattacctttcaactgaacatcacgttcgctgtaacagcgtgtcttgcgaaccacagccttctttttttttttttttttacctgtgtgaaatggctacaacccacgtctgcagaaggaAGCGTAttgcgtttgacatttttgtcgacgaatcaaacttttttttttgctacatgatctttaaaaaatcgagaacacccacctcttgtgtatttgaacaaaacattgtgcattgcatctctcatgcgtcttgaaaatattgacaaatcaataatgttgcgttttgcaacaaccggcgtcagggccaatgttgcgtaacgcaacaaccggcgtcaatgggttaactaacAGTACATGTACAGCCCACAAATGACAAAACATTCAatacttggtccaggtagagaaaatcagaggcactcaaggttacatttTTTCTTGCCTACAATTGTagacaaataaaaagtaaaattgTAATTTTAAGTACTCTCAGATTGTCTCTACCTGGACCAAATTTAAGAGCCCCTTCATTGATGTGCACCaatgaaaaaaggtgaagacccagaagcactctgatttcctgtttgtttttgaTCCAGTCAACACTTACTCCTTTATTCCTCTCCATGACCTTGGCCACGTGGTCGCGGACGGAGCACATGACGTAGTAGCGCACGTCGTCCATCTCCAGGAACTCCTGAAACCGCGAGATGAGCATGGACATGTCCTCCCCCTCACACAGCAGACGCTGCACCAccgtctgcaacacacacacacacacacacacacacacacacacacacacacacacacacacacacacacacacacacacaacattacacttTGAAGTAGAACATCAATAAAAATGACAGACAAGTAGTTTATACAGTCACATGCAAGGATTATTGATAAAGCCAGGCCTTCGAACAGCGTATCAATATGATGATTGATCCAGATGAGAGTGTGTAGAGTAAGGTGGAACCCTATTCATCTGGCAGAAATACAGTATGGGCAACATGATGGATCTACTAGCAGGCAGACGTTACATCAGATTTCAAGCTGTGGTTTAAATCTTAACTGATACATTCTCCAGAGAAGTTGGTTGCATATCACAGATAGTattgggcagctgtggtgtaatgattagggagtttggactgtagatcacagggttgcaggttcaacatCACCCCTACCAAttaccttcctccctccatggctgtagtggccttgagcaaggcacccatccCCACAcagctcctgggactgtaaccgataccctgtaaatctgtaagtccctttggatacaAAAGTGTCAgccatgtgtaatgtaatgtaatgtgttctgACCTGTACAAGTTCTCTGGGGAAACTGTAGTGATCACACCAGTCCAACTTCTGGAGAGGAAACTTGCCCTCTGTCGATACAAACTTCATAAGTGTGCATAGGGACGTCTCCTGTGAAAATCATAAGACATCATCACAAATGATGTtttacacacacatccattataCTACCAGTATTACTATAAACACCCTATAATCAATCTTTAGGTCtattatttactgtgtgtgtgtgtgtgtgtgtgtgtgtgtgtactctaacaTGAGCCCTGGACAATTGGCGCTGTGCggcagctggtgtgtgaatgtgcaggCTAGTATGTGTCtgtgaaagcgctttgagtcaacttcatagttgtgatactgcgctgtaggcctacaaatacatGTTGTATAATTATATTGTATCTGCTCCTATCGTGCCAAAATGACACTGGATGCTGATGTAGGAGGGTCTCGTCTCACCTTCACTTGGTAAGAGTTGTGTTCCATGTTCTCCAGCAGCTGTTCTGTGCAGCCATTATACCTGTGTCTCATGAACATGCGGTATTTGTCATCCGCGCTATATTCTCCTGAGAACAGAAATACATCATGCTATAACCCAAAAACAAACAAGTCAAGCACCTCTGTGTTTTACAAGACAAAaacattgtaggctatgtatggctTTAGTCGTGTTAATGTTCTTGCTGGCTGGCACAGCAAaccagtgtacagtacagtagaatatTGTGGTTGTCAATACATTTTCAGATGTAAGGAGTTGGATTTGAGTAGGCTACTTGGACAACTGTTCCAGAGCACTCACCCTCCATCATTTCCTCTTCTTGGGGCAGTTTGCCGACGAACAAGTCACCTCTCTCCATCAAATCCACAAACAATTTCCCGCAGGCACTGACAGCAGACATAGCCTCTTTTTCTTTGCCAGACTAAGAACAACAACAAACGTACGGATTATTGAACAAATGTTTAATGTGACGTGTCTGCCCAAAAGACACAACACTATCGTTCAACTTTGTGTaggtaaggggatggagactcccaactgagatcgctcccggacgtgcggtcccaggtgtttctatcactcccggacgtgcggtcccacccgattatatttcacgtattatcatatactgccacatacaagcaatttagggttaggtttagggttagggttaggtttagggttaatgttagggttagaaacaaaaaaactaacatcaacaagataactggctccgtcatatggcggtggtaccgatagtctggctagtgggagcgagatgaaatgggagcgtcctgggttgggagcgtcaatcagggaatatTTGTGTACATGCAGAGCATTAAGTGGGATCACGCCTTTTTTTACCTGCAAATATTCCAGGAGGTCGAACACTTCGTTTGCATGTTTTCGGCTTTGAAGAATAGCTTCCACTTTATCATTAATAAGCTTTTTCGATGACTTTACATTACTTTCTTTTGAGGCATCTGCCTTCACGTTGCTGCTCTTGGTCGGCGCCATGTTGTTTTGATGCTCATGGGCATTCCGGAAGTAGAACTACTTGTCTTTCCTATGCTGCCACCCTGTGGCTGGAGACACAAAAATACTACTGCAAGTCTGCCCCCATATTCCCATCCAGAGGGCTCTGATCCCATCCATGATGTGAAGTAAGACACTGTTTCTGTTTTACAGTTCTCATTACAATCACCACAAATGTGAAATCTGCCCTTTCACCTATTTGGCCTTAAAGAAGATGATCCCATTTGCTATGGATTATGGACAGATAACGATTATGGATCGTTATGGATtatgttggtgtttttttctgttggtgtacaccagtgattctcaaactttttcagagtgaggaccactttgtccccccaaaaatgttcagggaccacctgccaaccgaaatgacagttgacgggtgctaatttgacactgctaatttcaatgcagatcacttattttttatgCGGTTATTGTGattaaaataagacttcagctatgcttatctttttaataatgttacaaacatagcctactgctagcttgtcttgcaaaattagaaatccccatacggaccacctgagctgtgtcgcggaccaccagtggtccccggaccacactttgagaatcactggtgtacacCAAACAGGGTTTCCACTCTTTTTTGAACTTTCAACTTTTCCATGATAGAAAAGTGAATTTTCAATGGCTTGACAGAAGCCTAAGTTTATGGAATGTTGTACACAAAGGGGTAAAGAGGACGTGTACAGTTAACCCCACTGACTATTCAGTGTCAATGGTTAACCTTTTAACACATTCAGTGCTATAATTTTATTACATTTCTTAATCATAGTCAATGCATATACTGTTGCATACTAGAGACAATGTTGTGTTGCACATGCATAGAAATAATCAAAACAGCGTTATGAAAACTTAAAACAAATTGCGTTTAAGAGATGCCAAAATTTCATGACTTTCCCAAAACGTTCAATGAATTTACAAAATTCCAggacttttccaggcctggaaaaaaaGAGCTAaatattgtctgtaaagttgaaTCTGAAATTAATTATGAACTGCCTAACGTAGTGCCAAATGTACAGCtggttgacaaaaaaaaatgagCGCCAAAAGACAACAATTAGAACACCACAAGGCACAAAAGAAGAATGCAAATAAATCAGAGTAAAACAAAGAATTTATTCAAAACAAATCAGTTCACTTGGGATCATTATGAATTAAAACAAAAGGTGAAAAACTAAATTCCATGATAGTTGAAAATTAATCTGATCCATTTCCATCGTCGTCATCCTATGAAAGACATGAAAAAGAAAATGTTAAAGTTTTTAAACAATACAATTGCAATATAAACCCCCAGCTGCACACTAACTAATACCCACTCTCGCTCCACTGCGCTACCTGTTCTCCGGGTTTCTTGTCCTGTTTTCCCGAGGCGGTTCCCTCGAAGTCGTGAATGTCCAGCGTGGCCATCCAGCTGACCATggacttctcctccctctccgtcTGGACGATGGTGGGGTAGATGTGGGACTCCTTGAAGGCCGCGATGGCCTCCTCCTCATCCGTCCACTCCAGCGTCTCGTGCAGCCCATCGCTGCCAAAACGCTTGTTGTAGCGGTCAAAGTGCACCTGTTGCAGACACATGACcatggcttgacattaacttttttcacccacCGACCACTGTGGCTAATGGGTTtccccagtcactagccatttaggtaTTCCACTAACCACagattttattttagtttttgtatcatgatagtgtacgtctaacctcagaatatgaggtgctaaagcaagatgagtgtgtagctttctacatggaaatatatcaagcaaatagaaactgagctatttcttgaacttaaatgcgatcaattgatacacaaggtgcaaacaacagaatataggttaCTCTGAAACGTATGTACCAAGAAAttaccaaattggctagtgacactgaaagtattaccagccgcagccaagttttaccagcatttggctggttggcaggtgccagtgtcaagccctggacaTGACCCGTGTCTCGgttggtgcacttgtgcacttcgggcactatgtttcagtgcgtaatta carries:
- the noc4l gene encoding nucleolar complex protein 4 homolog; translated protein: MAPTKSSNVKADASKESNVKSSKKLINDKVEAILQSRKHANEVFDLLEYLQSGKEKEAMSAVSACGKLFVDLMERGDLFVGKLPQEEEMMEGEYSADDKYRMFMRHRYNGCTEQLLENMEHNSYQVKETSLCTLMKFVSTEGKFPLQKLDWCDHYSFPRELVQTVVQRLLCEGEDMSMLISRFQEFLEMDDVRYYVMCSVRDHVAKVMERNKGAVMPTFQNNVFTLLTTINMPSQESELSNFMVKQGAKHDDWKAAKFKEHRRVFERTWLVFLKYKLPGSMYKKVLVILHDAILPHMSEPTLMIDFLAAAYDVGGAISLLALNGLFILMHEHNLEYPDFYNKLYNLLDPSVFHVKYRARFFHLANLFLSSTHLPVYLVAAFAKRLSRLALTAPPAALLMLLPLICNLIRRHPSIRVLIHRPSAEEEPCNDPYIMEEQDPAQCHALESSLWEVKTLQNHYHPDVAKSAQFINQPLSKTEYDISKLLELSTFELMERDLKTAPSTVPLEFDKATQLLQGSRDVLGVHFCLE